In the Lepisosteus oculatus isolate fLepOcu1 chromosome 6, fLepOcu1.hap2, whole genome shotgun sequence genome, one interval contains:
- the LOC102690480 gene encoding centrosome and spindle pole-associated protein 1 isoform X3, whose translation MDDELEMFLEEQKAKVAREKASLEHDPPYMEIKTKADNVYNSAIKENIPPYKWSSPQKPQNEHGKDETYGLSLPLGEDYERKKHKLKQELRQDYRRYMAQKKNNSSGETDVNAQGLSLPIGERRSAKDRLRSERNKEYNQFLRGQQEHSTLKREAKDLSQDEDRDVERAGAPKVPPELLPEVYLSPRAPVLRENPPPRRDAATFTEDLGAPMRGRRQGEGRSRRMEEEHEIRERRPRLIRLDPGSDEDFQHYLDSDEEPPELQARRRHRLREEPGIVEKRQRRVYYRPERDMPRLRDRRIDDYDDYPEMDHYVQRHRNENRVYREKRDKEAPIAYEEDYKERLNRKPLSAASKPKLQAPSPVKPSERSKSAAHKDEAEFATGLMIGAADADLALQKRKERYRQELQAQMAEQQRNKIREKELELRVAATGATDPEKQQDQEEPDRIKQFGAVSRDYDSKRRDVPYRPGQGLNGFSLDTSRRPREEKAPPDPEERAPPERPRVAFQSPILDYSAALGALSAGGGGVGAAGLQGSAAAPLSEDFHRGIPSTLGEIVAPRIASVPPPPPPPTLTDTYRTPYDEAYYYYGARNPLDPSLAYYGPGALGVQPIPVVNPHSGVQLLNPQSHLGTGTQLTGQGKSTSGIGIFPVEKPRQPKDSMLSYQEALKQQIQEQQERKRREKEEKERYESKLEAEMKAYDPWGRGGGGAPLKDDRGNLITDLNRMHKSNEEAYTNPEARDKRAVVSVSRNVATPRDEARAPSAHRISGFSFAHTSPFARGNVFAEVPTPQQLHEQDKYKDYLKQQIEEKRRKQAEERERLRLEEEKEEKRLAEQRAKIQREYEEELERKKQKELEQKLKNEELVQQAEERRQEAERKKREAEEKERESLQREQYERERQARLEEVPRQPSPPIPALQKRMSSQQTPRPPSIDSRHSTAVSERSQSGARSPPVPARRNQLRAAEDQQGVISELSVLRKQLRSEQRRLEGQLLHLDHEDLDTPLSGRRRDKAQVDVFDMARLRMQAPVRRPSTRALEPMNIQNIREFNQLKYRGNESREEVRQAYPDPPSDDRGLEIQQQALLREQQRRINSLRRRGGTDDFEFSHAGHQKHHLRMDSAAKPLRGSLLESESAFIGTAGETVAVLPDTDQSTRQLSARERRRQHKKMDFDPDKGAPRELRDPAAEADAYSLASLNMDQLRDRNERRMRRLEDLSHQSWRTGEASADETDDILKQVSPTDRDRPYSVETVATEPWLRPGTSDTLKRFMAGQTRRERPPSANSLALNWEGPSTSHG comes from the exons ATGGATGATGAACTCGAAATGTTTCTTGAAGAGCAGAAGGCTAAGGTGGCTCGAGAAAAGGCCAGTCTGGAACACGATCCACCTTATATGGAAATAAAG acaaaGGCTGACAATGTGTACAACTCTGCGATTAAGGAAAATATTCCTCCTTACAAGTGGTCCTCGCCACAGAAACCTCAGAACGAGCATGGAAAAG ATGAGACCTATGGCTTGAGTTTGCCGCTCGGTGAAGATTATGAGAGAAAGAAGCATAAGCTAAAACAAGAGCTGCGTCAGGATTACAGGCGCTATATGGCTCAG aaaaaaaataacagtagcGGGGAGACGGATGTGAACGCCCAGGGCCTTTCACTACCAATTGGCGAAAGAAGATCTGCAAAG GACCGATTGCGAAGTGAAAGAAACAAGGAGTATAATCAGTTTCTCAGGGGACAGCAGGAGCACAGCACATTGAAGCGAGAAGCAAAGGACTTGTCTCAG GATGAGGACAGAGATGTCGAGCGCGCTGGTGCTCCGAAGGTCCCACCTGAACTGTTGCCCGAGGTGTACCTGAGCCCGAGAGCCCCCGTGCTGCGCGAGAACCCCCCCCCGCGGAGAGACGCTGCCACCTTCACGGAGGACTTGGGGGCCCCGATGAGGGGCCGGAGGCAGGGGGAGGGCAGGAGCCGCCGCATGGAAGAGGAGCACGAAATCCGGGAAAGGAGGCCCCGGCTCATCAGGCTCGACCCCGGCTCCGACGAGGACTTTCAGCACTACCTCGACTCCGATGAAGAGCCTCCCGAACTCCAGGCGCGAAGACGGCACAGGCTGAGGGAAGAGCCTGGCATCGTGGAGAAAAGGCAGCGCCGAGTTTACTACAGACCAGAGAG AGACATGCCAAGGCTCAGAGACAGAAGAATTGATGACTATGATGATTATCCAGAAATGGATCACTATGTTCAGCGacacagaaatgaaaacag AGTGTACAGGGAGAAAAGGGACAAAGAAGCTCCAATTGCTTATGAAGAAGATTACAAGGAGAGGTTGAATAGGAAACCCCTTTCAGCTGCATCTAAACCAaa ACTGCAAGCACCATCACCTGTCAAGCCCAGTGAAAGATCAAAGTCAGCTGCTCATAAAGACGAAGCAGAGTTTGCGACAGGATTGATGATCG GAGCTGCAGATGCAGATCTTGCTCTTCAGAAACGGAAAGAGCGATACAGACAGGAGCTGCAGGCACAGATGGCAGAGCAGCAACGAAACAAGATAAG GGAAAAGGAACTGGAGCTCAGAGTTGCAGCTACTGGTGCCACTGACCCAGAGAAACAG cAAGACCAGGAAGAG CCGGATCGAATCAAGCAGTTTGGGGCTGTGAGCCGAGACTACGACAGCAAGAGGAGAGACGTCCCCTATCGTCCAGGGCAGGGCCTGAACGGATTCAGCCTTGACACGAGCCGGAGGCCTCGTGAGGAAAAGGCCCCCCCTGACCCCGAAGAGAGGGCCCCTCCTGAGAGGCCGCGGGTCGCTTTCCAGTCCCCCATCTTAGACTACAGCGCCGCCCTGGGGGCTCTgtctgctggaggaggtggCGTGGGGGCTGCCGGGCTGCAAGGCAGTGCAGCTGCTCCTCTCAGTGAAGACTTTCACAGAGGGATCCCCAGCACTCTTGGAGAAATAGTTGCACCCAG AATTGCAAGcgtccctcctcctcctcctccccccacaCTGACGGACACTTACAGAACGCCTTATGATGAGGCCTATTACTACTATGGAGCTAGGAACCCACTGGACCCCAGCCTGGCATATT ATGGACCTGGGGCATTGGGTGTCCAGCCTATACCTGTAGTGAACCCTCATTCTGGGGTGCAACTGCTGAACCCACAAAGCCACCTTGGGACTGGAACACA ACTAACAGGGCAAGGTAAATCTACATCTGGAATTGGCATTTTTCCAGTGGAGAAGCCCAGACAGCCGAAAGACAGCATGTTAAGTTACCAGGAGGCTCTGAAACAACAG ATCCAAGAGCAGCAGGAACGcaagaggagagagaaagaagagaaagagcGCTATGAATCCAAGCTGGAAGCAGAGATGAAGGCCTATGACCCCTGGGgcagaggaggagggggagccCCTCTTAAAGACGACCGGGGGAACCTCATCA CTGATCTGAATAGAATGCACAAGTCCAACGAAGAGGCGTACACAAACCCTGAGGCTCGCGACAAGAGAGCTGTGGTGTCTGTCAGCAGGAACGTAGCAACGCCCAGAGACGAAGCTCGAGCCCCCTCCGCACATCGAATATCGG GTTTTTCTTTTGCCCACACGTCACCCTTCGCTCGAGGCAATGTGTTTGCAGAGGTCCCCACCCCCCAGCAGCTCCATGAGCAAGACAAATACAAGGACTACCTCAAACAACAG ATCGAGGAAAAGCGGCGTAAGCAAGCGGAGGAGCGCGAGAGGCTCCGGctggaggaagagaaggaggaGAAGCGTCTGGCAGAGCAGAGGGCGAAGATCCAGAGGGAGTacgaggaggagctggagaggaaaaagcaaaaagagCTGGAG CAAAAGCTGAAGAACGAGGAGCTGGTGCAGCAGGCGGAGGAGCGCCGCCAGGAGGCCGAGCGGAAGAAGCGCGAGGCggaggagaaggagagagaatCTCTGCAGCGAGAGCAgtacgagagggagagacaggctAGACTGGAGGAG GTCCCACGGCAGCCATCTCCTCCGATTCCAGCCTTGCAGAAGAGGATGAGCTCCCAGCAGACTCCCAGACCCCCGTCTATCGACAGCCGCCACTCGACCGCTGTGTCT GAACGCTCGCAATCGGGCGCTCGCTCCCCGCCAGTGCCCGCCAGGAGGAACCAGCTGCGAGCAGCAG aggaccagcagggggtgatCAGCGAGCTGTCGGTCCTGAGGAAGCAGCTGCGCAGTGAGCAGCGCCGGCTCGAGGGGCAGCTCCTGCATCTGGACCACGAGGATCTGGACACGCCTTTGTCTGGCAG GCGCAGAGACAAGGCGCAGGTGGATGTGTTTGACATGGCCAGACTGCGCATGCAAGCTCCTGTCCGGAGACCGTCCACCAGAGCGCTCGAGCCCATGAACATCCAGAACATCAGGGAATTCAACCAGCTCAAATACAGAGGCAA CGAGTCCCGGGAAGAGGTGCGCCAGGCGTACCCCGACCCCCCCAGCGACGACCGCGGCCTGGAGATCCAGCAGCAGGCCCTTCTCCGCGAACAGCAAAGGAGGATCAACTCgctgaggaggagaggaggcacTG ACGATTTTGAATTCTCTCATGCGGGACATCAAAAACATCACTTG AGAATGGACTCTGCAGCAAAGCCCTTGAGAGGATCACTGTTAGAATCCGAGAGTGCTTTCATTG GTACCGCTGGAGAGACGGTCGCAGTGCTGCCAGACACTGACCAGAGCACACGGCAACTGTCTGCAAGGGAGCGCAGGAGACAACACAAGAAGATGGACTTTGATCCT GATAAGGGGGCGCCCAGAGAGCTGAGAGACCCTGCAGCGGAGGCAGACGCATACTCTCTGGCCAGCCTCAATATGGACCAGCTCAGGGATCGCAACGAGCGCAGGATGAGACGCCTGGAGGACCTGAGCCATCAGAGCTGGAGGACTG
- the LOC102690480 gene encoding centrosome and spindle pole-associated protein 1 isoform X2, giving the protein MDDELEMFLEEQKAKVAREKASLEHDPPYMEIKTKADNVYNSAIKENIPPYKWSSPQKPQNEHGKDETYGLSLPLGEDYERKKHKLKQELRQDYRRYMAQELTRGRRKKKNNSSGETDVNAQGLSLPIGERRSAKDRLRSERNKEYNQFLRGQQEHSTLKREAKDLSQDEDRDVERAGAPKVPPELLPEVYLSPRAPVLRENPPPRRDAATFTEDLGAPMRGRRQGEGRSRRMEEEHEIRERRPRLIRLDPGSDEDFQHYLDSDEEPPELQARRRHRLREEPGIVEKRQRRVYYRPERDMPRLRDRRIDDYDDYPEMDHYVQRHRNENRVYREKRDKEAPIAYEEDYKERLNRKPLSAASKPKLQAPSPVKPSERSKSAAHKDEAEFATGLMIGAADADLALQKRKERYRQELQAQMAEQQRNKIREKELELRVAATGATDPEKQPDRIKQFGAVSRDYDSKRRDVPYRPGQGLNGFSLDTSRRPREEKAPPDPEERAPPERPRVAFQSPILDYSAALGALSAGGGGVGAAGLQGSAAAPLSEDFHRGIPSTLGEIVAPRIASVPPPPPPPTLTDTYRTPYDEAYYYYGARNPLDPSLAYYGPGALGVQPIPVVNPHSGVQLLNPQSHLGTGTQLTGQGKSTSGIGIFPVEKPRQPKDSMLSYQEALKQQIQEQQERKRREKEEKERYESKLEAEMKAYDPWGRGGGGAPLKDDRGNLITDLNRMHKSNEEAYTNPEARDKRAVVSVSRNVATPRDEARAPSAHRISGFSFAHTSPFARGNVFAEVPTPQQLHEQDKYKDYLKQQIEEKRRKQAEERERLRLEEEKEEKRLAEQRAKIQREYEEELERKKQKELEQKLKNEELVQQAEERRQEAERKKREAEEKERESLQREQYERERQARLEEVPRQPSPPIPALQKRMSSQQTPRPPSIDSRHSTAVSERSQSGARSPPVPARRNQLRAAEDQQGVISELSVLRKQLRSEQRRLEGQLLHLDHEDLDTPLSGRRRDKAQVDVFDMARLRMQAPVRRPSTRALEPMNIQNIREFNQLKYRGNESREEVRQAYPDPPSDDRGLEIQQQALLREQQRRINSLRRRGGTDDFEFSHAGHQKHHLRMDSAAKPLRGSLLESESAFIGTAGETVAVLPDTDQSTRQLSARERRRQHKKMDFDPDKGAPRELRDPAAEADAYSLASLNMDQLRDRNERRMRRLEDLSHQSWRTGEASADETDDILKQVSPTDRDRPYSVETVATEPWLRPGTSDTLKRFMAGQTRRERPPSANSLALNWEGPSTSHG; this is encoded by the exons ATGGATGATGAACTCGAAATGTTTCTTGAAGAGCAGAAGGCTAAGGTGGCTCGAGAAAAGGCCAGTCTGGAACACGATCCACCTTATATGGAAATAAAG acaaaGGCTGACAATGTGTACAACTCTGCGATTAAGGAAAATATTCCTCCTTACAAGTGGTCCTCGCCACAGAAACCTCAGAACGAGCATGGAAAAG ATGAGACCTATGGCTTGAGTTTGCCGCTCGGTGAAGATTATGAGAGAAAGAAGCATAAGCTAAAACAAGAGCTGCGTCAGGATTACAGGCGCTATATGGCTCAG GAATTAACTCGAGGTAGAAGAAAG aaaaaaaataacagtagcGGGGAGACGGATGTGAACGCCCAGGGCCTTTCACTACCAATTGGCGAAAGAAGATCTGCAAAG GACCGATTGCGAAGTGAAAGAAACAAGGAGTATAATCAGTTTCTCAGGGGACAGCAGGAGCACAGCACATTGAAGCGAGAAGCAAAGGACTTGTCTCAG GATGAGGACAGAGATGTCGAGCGCGCTGGTGCTCCGAAGGTCCCACCTGAACTGTTGCCCGAGGTGTACCTGAGCCCGAGAGCCCCCGTGCTGCGCGAGAACCCCCCCCCGCGGAGAGACGCTGCCACCTTCACGGAGGACTTGGGGGCCCCGATGAGGGGCCGGAGGCAGGGGGAGGGCAGGAGCCGCCGCATGGAAGAGGAGCACGAAATCCGGGAAAGGAGGCCCCGGCTCATCAGGCTCGACCCCGGCTCCGACGAGGACTTTCAGCACTACCTCGACTCCGATGAAGAGCCTCCCGAACTCCAGGCGCGAAGACGGCACAGGCTGAGGGAAGAGCCTGGCATCGTGGAGAAAAGGCAGCGCCGAGTTTACTACAGACCAGAGAG AGACATGCCAAGGCTCAGAGACAGAAGAATTGATGACTATGATGATTATCCAGAAATGGATCACTATGTTCAGCGacacagaaatgaaaacag AGTGTACAGGGAGAAAAGGGACAAAGAAGCTCCAATTGCTTATGAAGAAGATTACAAGGAGAGGTTGAATAGGAAACCCCTTTCAGCTGCATCTAAACCAaa ACTGCAAGCACCATCACCTGTCAAGCCCAGTGAAAGATCAAAGTCAGCTGCTCATAAAGACGAAGCAGAGTTTGCGACAGGATTGATGATCG GAGCTGCAGATGCAGATCTTGCTCTTCAGAAACGGAAAGAGCGATACAGACAGGAGCTGCAGGCACAGATGGCAGAGCAGCAACGAAACAAGATAAG GGAAAAGGAACTGGAGCTCAGAGTTGCAGCTACTGGTGCCACTGACCCAGAGAAACAG CCGGATCGAATCAAGCAGTTTGGGGCTGTGAGCCGAGACTACGACAGCAAGAGGAGAGACGTCCCCTATCGTCCAGGGCAGGGCCTGAACGGATTCAGCCTTGACACGAGCCGGAGGCCTCGTGAGGAAAAGGCCCCCCCTGACCCCGAAGAGAGGGCCCCTCCTGAGAGGCCGCGGGTCGCTTTCCAGTCCCCCATCTTAGACTACAGCGCCGCCCTGGGGGCTCTgtctgctggaggaggtggCGTGGGGGCTGCCGGGCTGCAAGGCAGTGCAGCTGCTCCTCTCAGTGAAGACTTTCACAGAGGGATCCCCAGCACTCTTGGAGAAATAGTTGCACCCAG AATTGCAAGcgtccctcctcctcctcctccccccacaCTGACGGACACTTACAGAACGCCTTATGATGAGGCCTATTACTACTATGGAGCTAGGAACCCACTGGACCCCAGCCTGGCATATT ATGGACCTGGGGCATTGGGTGTCCAGCCTATACCTGTAGTGAACCCTCATTCTGGGGTGCAACTGCTGAACCCACAAAGCCACCTTGGGACTGGAACACA ACTAACAGGGCAAGGTAAATCTACATCTGGAATTGGCATTTTTCCAGTGGAGAAGCCCAGACAGCCGAAAGACAGCATGTTAAGTTACCAGGAGGCTCTGAAACAACAG ATCCAAGAGCAGCAGGAACGcaagaggagagagaaagaagagaaagagcGCTATGAATCCAAGCTGGAAGCAGAGATGAAGGCCTATGACCCCTGGGgcagaggaggagggggagccCCTCTTAAAGACGACCGGGGGAACCTCATCA CTGATCTGAATAGAATGCACAAGTCCAACGAAGAGGCGTACACAAACCCTGAGGCTCGCGACAAGAGAGCTGTGGTGTCTGTCAGCAGGAACGTAGCAACGCCCAGAGACGAAGCTCGAGCCCCCTCCGCACATCGAATATCGG GTTTTTCTTTTGCCCACACGTCACCCTTCGCTCGAGGCAATGTGTTTGCAGAGGTCCCCACCCCCCAGCAGCTCCATGAGCAAGACAAATACAAGGACTACCTCAAACAACAG ATCGAGGAAAAGCGGCGTAAGCAAGCGGAGGAGCGCGAGAGGCTCCGGctggaggaagagaaggaggaGAAGCGTCTGGCAGAGCAGAGGGCGAAGATCCAGAGGGAGTacgaggaggagctggagaggaaaaagcaaaaagagCTGGAG CAAAAGCTGAAGAACGAGGAGCTGGTGCAGCAGGCGGAGGAGCGCCGCCAGGAGGCCGAGCGGAAGAAGCGCGAGGCggaggagaaggagagagaatCTCTGCAGCGAGAGCAgtacgagagggagagacaggctAGACTGGAGGAG GTCCCACGGCAGCCATCTCCTCCGATTCCAGCCTTGCAGAAGAGGATGAGCTCCCAGCAGACTCCCAGACCCCCGTCTATCGACAGCCGCCACTCGACCGCTGTGTCT GAACGCTCGCAATCGGGCGCTCGCTCCCCGCCAGTGCCCGCCAGGAGGAACCAGCTGCGAGCAGCAG aggaccagcagggggtgatCAGCGAGCTGTCGGTCCTGAGGAAGCAGCTGCGCAGTGAGCAGCGCCGGCTCGAGGGGCAGCTCCTGCATCTGGACCACGAGGATCTGGACACGCCTTTGTCTGGCAG GCGCAGAGACAAGGCGCAGGTGGATGTGTTTGACATGGCCAGACTGCGCATGCAAGCTCCTGTCCGGAGACCGTCCACCAGAGCGCTCGAGCCCATGAACATCCAGAACATCAGGGAATTCAACCAGCTCAAATACAGAGGCAA CGAGTCCCGGGAAGAGGTGCGCCAGGCGTACCCCGACCCCCCCAGCGACGACCGCGGCCTGGAGATCCAGCAGCAGGCCCTTCTCCGCGAACAGCAAAGGAGGATCAACTCgctgaggaggagaggaggcacTG ACGATTTTGAATTCTCTCATGCGGGACATCAAAAACATCACTTG AGAATGGACTCTGCAGCAAAGCCCTTGAGAGGATCACTGTTAGAATCCGAGAGTGCTTTCATTG GTACCGCTGGAGAGACGGTCGCAGTGCTGCCAGACACTGACCAGAGCACACGGCAACTGTCTGCAAGGGAGCGCAGGAGACAACACAAGAAGATGGACTTTGATCCT GATAAGGGGGCGCCCAGAGAGCTGAGAGACCCTGCAGCGGAGGCAGACGCATACTCTCTGGCCAGCCTCAATATGGACCAGCTCAGGGATCGCAACGAGCGCAGGATGAGACGCCTGGAGGACCTGAGCCATCAGAGCTGGAGGACTG